The sequence CAATAGGCAAATCAAAAAGATTAAGGAGATGAAAGGCTTGAGTTATGCCCTCATAAGAATTTTTGGGGGTGGGAGCAGTATGTAAGAAAAAGCTTGCGCGTACAAATCTGGAAGGTGGAGTAAAGTCTCCTGGAAGTCCAAGTAGTCCTGTTCCTGCACCCATTGCAAAGAGCTTTTTATCTCCCATCATAAACCCTTTTGCACTTCCAGAATGTAGGTTGATGTAATTATTGAGATTTGTAAGATGCCAAGAAAAATCAGGAGAATTGGTGAGAACACCCACAGGATTGTCGTAAATTTTGACAATGCCCTCAATAATTTCAATGACGATATTGCCTCCTTTTGCATCTGTCACTCTCCAATGTGCGGTCGGAGGAGCTTTTCCATTTTCAAGCATAAATGGAACAACCTTGAGGATCTTAAGTGCTTCTTTGACTTCAGAGACGCTTTTAAAATTAGAAAGAATATATTTGGTGAACTCCATATCCGAAATTGAGTTTTTGGAATCTTTTGGATTATATGGAGCTAGGCTTCCATAATGAGCAAAATAAAATAATCCAGCATTGAGTCCAACTTCATTGATTCCTTCACCAATAAACCCATCATTGGCAACACTAATTCCCACAAAACCATATTTGGCTTGCCATTTGATTCCATTCTTTCCTTCAGGGGTTAGAGATTGAAAAACTTGATTTCTAGGTGAGATTATTAGTTTGCTTCCAAGAGGAAATTCTCCCCATTCAATTGTGCGTGCTTGGATGTGCTTTTTATCTTGGGTTTGGATAGAGATGCCTGTGCAGGGAAAAATGGATGAAACAATAAGAAAAAACATAAAAAAGCATTTTTCATTTTCTTGGTCCTTGTGCAAGTAGTATAAGTCCAATGAATTGGAAGAAGATGATGGCCTTGAGACACCATTGGCTATATGTATGCATTTGAGCAAATTGTTTATTTTGGGTTGCTAGCTCCCCTAATGCTTGAGATTCTAAAATAAAAGGAGTGAAATAAAAAACAAATAAAGATACAAGAGAGGCGATTATGAACATTACTGCAAGTAAGATTTTATTTTTTTGTACCAAGGCATAGAATAGACCAATGAGTGCAATAGGAAAAAGAATATAACCCAAGATCACAAAAATTCTAGTCATCAAAAGCCCACTTTCAAAAAGTGTTAATGAAATATTGAGGCCATACTTTTGAGGGAAAAAAATTGTGGGGGCGATAACAATTCCTGCAAAAAGTTCGATCCCAATTAATGCAGAAATAAGGAAGAAAATTATTTTTTTCATGTTTTTCTCTTAATTTTGGATTATAAAATATCTATTTTATCTTTATAGTTTGGGGCTTATTATGGAAGTTTTGAAAAAAATCAATATCGTGCGATTTGAAGATGGGAATCAAGTCCCAAAAGAAGATATCGTGATCTTAGAAAGTCGTGTCAATTTTTATCTCAATGGAGAAAAAATCATTTCAACGATGTGTATCCCGCAAGATGAAGATGCGCATATGGTCGGCTTTTTGTTGAGTGAGGGCGTGATAGATGGGGTAGGAGATATCACTTCTTTGGAGGTTAGAAATAGTGGGCTAGAAGTTTGGATGGAAGCAAGAAGCAATCAAAAAAATCTCATCAATCTCTACAAAGAAAAAACACTTGTCTCAGGCTGTGGAGGAGGGATTACGGGCAATACAGGGAATCAAATCGAGATTGAGTTCAACGCAAGTGATTTGCGCATAGAGGGCGGGTGGATTTTGGAGCATGTCAAGAGGTTTTATCAAGAAAGTGAGCTATATCTTCAGACAGGATGCGTGCATAAAGCGATGCTTTTGTTTGCTAATGGTGAGTTTTTGGAGAGTGAAGATATAGGAAGACATAATGCTATTGATAAAGTTTGTGGAAAAGCAAGACTAAAAGAAAAAGATCCCAATGAGGGCATTTTGATCGTGAGTGGTAGGCTAAGCTCTGAAATGGTGACAAAGGCAGTGATGCATCGTATCCCTATCGTGGTTTCACGCACAGCTCCCACCTTCCTTGGCGTCAAAACAGCTCAAATGCATGGAATCACATTGTGTGGATTTGCAAGGGGGAAAAATATGAATATCTATACTCATCCCTCAAGGATTTTGTTCTGATTTATTCTAAGTTTTGGAGGATTTCTTCAGGCTCCTGTGGAAGAGTAGAGGGATCTTCTTGGATGGGCTGAGAGGGTTGCTCTTCTTGGGATGATGGAGATTGATAAAGGCTTAGATCTACAGGTATAAAAAACCCTTTGTTATCAATGGAGTAGATTTTTGTTTGGTATTGGATTTGATTATCGGCCATTTGCTCTTGGAAGAAGGGTAGGCTATCGGGAAAAACGATCCGGAAAAAGAGCTCAATCCCTAGTGCGGTTGAGTAATTGACCCAATCATATTGCAAATCGCTATTGAGCAAAGAACCATATTCGATCAGTTTTTGGTTGGTTTGGCCTATTGAGCTTGCGATGAATAAATTCCTGCGATCGCGTTTTTGTGTCAAAACCGTGATAGATGGGTTGAAGTTGAGTTGAGTAGAGAGAATCTTAGATGCTTTTTTTCTGAAATATCCCATTTGAGAAAGTAGAAGTCCGCTTTTGACAACAGGGGTATTGAGAAATACATCAGCATTTTGAATCAATTTTTCTTGAGTTCTGGCTTGCTTGTTGAATGTCGCTGCATCTTGATTGGTGATCGTTTGATTTTGTGTATAGGGTGCAAAATCAGAGAGATCGATTGCCAATCTTTCTCCCACAGGGCTATCATCATTGTAGGCGATGATGTGCTCTGCTTGATGAAGCTTGAGAAGTTGTTGGATCTGATCTTTATAGCTAATACCTCCAAAAAAGAGCATTGGGTTGGTGGAGGGGTTGAAGTTGATTTGTGTGATATTGACTGTAGGGATATAAAAGGGGACTTGGAGTGGGAGCTTGCTCACTTCGTGAGCCCCTTTGGTGGTAAAGATTGCGATGATGAATTGGAATCTTTCTTCTAAGATTTTTCGATAGATGGATTGGATAGAGGATTCTTCTTCATCTCCGCAGTCAAAGACTTCTAGTTCAAAATCCACTCCCCTAGAAGACAGATAGGCTATGACTGTATCAATGCTTGCAATAGAGTAGCGACCGATGATTTTTTTGGGCATAACCAGTGCGATTTTGAGTGAAGAGTGTCGGATCTCTTCTGAGAATTGCGAGATGATTTCTTCTTGGGGGGAAGAAAGCTTGGGGGAGATGAAACTAAAAGGGTGAGCTAAAAGCAATGTGCCAAAAATAAAGAGGGTTAGAAGTCTCATATGAAAGCCTTTGCAGTTGTGAGGTGCTGAAATGTTTGTTTTTTGAGGGCAGGGAGTTTGATCAATGCCCCAAAGGAATGTGTCGGAATAAGTGTTTTGTGTTTGAATTTGATAGGAGTTCCTAGCTCTGTGTGTTTAGAGAAGAGATGATCTGCTATCTCAGATGTCCCAAAGAGTATAAAAACGCGTGCAGAGCTTTGGGAGATTTGAGAGAGCAGAATGTCAGCGTGTTGTTTGATATGTTCATCATAAGAGATTTGTGAAGTTTTGAACAAAGACAAGATGCAACATTCTTTGGGTGAGAGGCTGAAAACCTTGGTAATGATATCTTCAAGCATTTGAGCGCTTTTTTTGGGAAGAAATGAAGAATCTTGATCTAAAAGTGGAGTTTGTGAAATAAATCCGATTTTGGCTCCTTTGGGAGAGTGTCCCAAAATGCCTTGTTTTTTTTCTGTTGCAGATTGGGGAAAGTCATCGCAGAAACTCTCCCCAAAAAGCTCTAGGTGATATAGATAATGAAGCTTAAGAATCTTTTCTTGAAATGTCATTAGAGTTCTAATACTTTCCAAGGCAAGCCTTGTTGATTGAGCTCTTCCATAAATGCATCTGGATCGAGTTCTTCCATATTAAATACCCCCTCTCCACTCCATTTGTTTTCTACGATCAGTTTGGCTCCAATCATTGCAGGAACTCCTGTTGTGTAGCTTATGGCTTGAGAATTGACTTCCTTGTAGCACTCTTGGTGATCACAAACATTGTAGATATAGATCGTTTTTTCTTTGCCTTCTTTAATCCCTTTGATATAGCATCCAATATTGGTTTTGCCAACTGTGCGTCCGGCTAGACTTGCTGGATCAGGAAGGAGGGTTTTGAGAAATTGGATGGGGATGATTTTTGTGCCGTTATGCTCAACTTCATCAATTCTTAGCATCCCTACATTCTCCAAGCATCGCATATGGTTGAGGTAGTTTTGAGAGAAAGTCATAAAAAAGCGGATTCTTTTCAATCCCTTGATGTTTTTGACCAAAGATTCTAATTCTTCATGATAGAGGAGATAAGAATCTTTCTGACCAATCTCTGGATAATCCCATACTTGCATAATCTCCATAGGTTGGGTTTCAATCCACTTTCCTTCTTCCCAATAGCGTCCTTTGGAGCTTACTTCTCTGAGGTTGATTTCTGGGTTGAAATTGGTCGCAAAAGGATAGCCATGATCTCCTGCATTGCAATCTAGAATATCGATGAAGTGAATCTCATCAAAATAATGCTTTTGAGCATAAGCACAAAAGACATTTGTCACTCCTGGATCAAACCCGCTTCCCAAAAGTCCAAAAATCCCTGCTTCTTTGAATCGATTGTGAAAAGCCCATTGTTCTTTGTATTCGAATTTGGCAGTATCAGGGTGTTCATAATTTGCAGTATCAAGATAATGTGTTTTTGTGCGAAGACAAGCTTCCATAATCGTGAGATCTTGATAGGGTAAAGCGACATTGATGACAACTTTAGGCTTGACTTCATTGATCAATGCAACAAGTGCATCAACATTGTCTGCATCCACGCTTTTGCATTGGATTTGAATCCCTGTTTTTTCAAAAACACTTTGAGCAATTTCTTGGCACTTGCTTAGTGTTCTTGAGGCAAGTGTAATTTCTCCAAAAGTTTGAGCATTCATAGCGAGTTTATGAGCTACAACTCCTCCAACTCCGCCTGCTCCAATCTGCAAAACAGCCATTTTTTCCTCCCATTTTTGTCAATAAAATAAACTAGAATTATACACACTAAGAATCATTACTGTTATTTGAAGAGAAAGAGAATGCGGGGTTTGTATGGATTGATATTGTTTGTGCTATTTTCTGGGTGCTCAAGTGTCTCCTTGCGTGAGGTTTCTTATGAGTATTATCAAGGAGATCCCAATAAGGCGTTTGATCTTTCTTTGAAGGGGACAAAAAACAAAGCAGATGCCTTGCTTTTTGAGATGATGGGAGGAATGATAGGATTTGATTTGTCTCTCCCTCAATCTTTTGCACTCCTTGAAAGGGCAGAAGAACAAATCAATATCAATGAAAAGCAAGGAATGCTTACAGATCTGCTTGAGGGGATAGGTGCTATTGCAGTCAATGAAAGCATCATTCCTTATAAGGGGTATTTATATGAGGGGGTTATGGTGAATTACTACAAGGCATTGTTTTTGATGAAAGAGGGGGATTTAGCCAATGCACGCGTGGAGTTTAATCGAGCAAACGATCGACAAAGACGCCTAAAAGCTTATTATCAAACACAGATTCAAAAAGCAATCCAGCTTCAAGATAAGAATCCGCAACAATTTTCATTTAGTGAAGAGAGGGTTTTGAGGGATTATCAGAATCTAAAAAAAATTGAAGCTTTTCAAGGATATATCAATCCTGTAGTGAGCTATCTCTCTGGACTGTTTTTTATGCTTGAAAGGGATCCAAAGGGGATTGATTTGCTCAAAGAAGCGTATGGAATCTCAAGAATTTCGCTTATCCAAGAAGATTTTTTGATGGCGCAAAGAGGAATGAAGGGAGAAAAATATACTTGGGTGGTTATTGAAGATGGGATGAGTGCAAGAAAGATTCAAAAATCTTTTGTGATCCCTGTTGTGACATATGATGGGATTTTTGATATCGCTTTTGCATTGCCTGATTGGACTAAGGGCAATGAGATAGAAAGAAGCTATCATCTTTGGCTTTCTCAGAGTGTGAGTCAAGCTCAAAGGATTGGGAATCTAGATCCATTGATTTTCAATGAGTTTTCCAAACACTTGCCTTTTTTGCTCACACGTGCGATTACTTCTTCGACTCTAAGAGCGCTTTCTCAGTATTGGATTCAGAAGACAACTTCAGGATTGACAAAGATGCTTTTTGCAATGGGTGGGATGGCTTATGATATAGCAACAACTCAAGCAGATTTGAGAAGTAATCAGATTTTACCTCATAGCTTTTGGGTTGCAAGGCTCAAAAATCAAAAAGGGATTTTAAAATTACAGGGTGATTTGGGTGTGTATTTTGAGCTGAAAATGGGGGAAGAGTGTGTATCTGAGGCTGAGCTTTGCTTGAATAAAAACAATATAATTTATTTTCGCAATGCGGGCAAAAATAGCTTTTATCAGATTATTTTAAGGCATTAAGGAGGAAGTTATGAAACGATGGATGTTGATTTGTGTTGTTGTATTGGGGTTTTATGGATGTGCTGGAGGGGTGAAATATATCGATCCAAGCAATCCATCTTATGTGAGTGCTGGACTTGATTTTAATGATTTGCTTAAGGCTTCAAGTTCGAGTATTGATTCATTGTTGAAGAGTTCTTTTGTCCAATCTTTACCTTCTGGAGAGAATGCAAAGGTTTTAGTGATTTCTGACTTTATCAATGACACGATGCAAAAACTAGATATGAATCAAGTTGCTCGTAGGGTGGCAAGAAGTTTGAGAGAGAGTCAAAAATTTGTCTTAAGTGTCGCGATGGCTGGAAGTGGAGAAAGAGAAGAAGAGATGATACAAAAGGCAAGAGGGGCAAGGGGAAATCAAGAATATAAGCAAAACTCCACAATCAATCAAGGCCGACTTTTGGCTCCTTCATTTTCTCTATCAGGAAAGGTTGTGCAACGCAATATGCAAGTTGGGAAAGAACAGAGGATTGATTATTATTTTTTGATGAGTTTAGTGGATTTGGAAAATGGGATTGTTGTGTGGGATCATGAGGTCAATATCTCAAAGATTGCTTCAGGTAACTCTTCAAGTTGGTAAAAGGGGGAGGGGGAGAAGCTTAGAAAAATAAGCTAGCTCCGAAGTATCCCAAAAGTGCAAAGAAATAAGCAATAAGAGAAGTAAAAACAAAGAGATAGAAAATATACTTTCTTCCACCTGCTTCTTTCCCAAAAACAATTGTGGCAGCAAAGCAGGGATTATAAAACATCACAAACATCAAAAACGCAATCGCAGAGGGAATGGAAATCTTGTCTTTGAGGGTTTCCATAAGACTTTGGCTAGTTTCATCAAGCTCTTCTCCAAGTGCATAAAGTACCCCAAGTGTTGAAATCATCACTTCTTTTGCTGCGACACCTGTGACAAGAGAAACAGAAAGCCTCCAATCAAAATTGAAAGGAGCAAAAATAGGAGAGAGAAATTCTCCAAAGCGCCCAAGATAAGTTTGCTCAAGCAAGAGAGCGTTTTGTTCGTTTATAAGTTCTGTGATCTGATCCTGGCTTGCACCTTGTTGCTCTAATGCTTCTTGCTTTTGAGCATATTGTGCGATGAGTTCTTGATCTTGTGGGTATTTCCCTGCAAACCAAATCAAGATAGAAGCAGCAAGAATAAAAGTTCCAGCTTTTTTTAAATACATTTTTGCCTTGTTCCATACGCTAAATAGAATGAGTTTTGCTGAAGGTAGGCGATACTTTGGCATTTCCATAACAAATGGTTCATCAATATCTTTAAAAGCTGTCATTTTAAGAATCTTTGCCATAACCAGCCCCACAATAGCCCCAAAAATATAAATTCCAAACAAGATATTTCCACTTTGACTAGCAGGGAAAAAAGCACCAATAAAGAGCACATAAACAGGAAGTCTTGCACTGCAACTCATAAAGTTGATAATAAAGAGGGTGAGCATTTTGTCCCCACGATTTTTAAGCATCCTTGTGCTCATATACGCAGGAACACTGCATCCAAATCCAGTAACAAGAGGGATAAAGCTTTTTCCATGTAATCCAAAGCGATGAAAAAAACCATCTAATAAAAATGCAATACGTGCCATATAGCCAGTGCTTTCAAGCAATACGATTCCAAGGAAGAGAATCAAAATATCAGGCAAGAAGCTAATCACTGCACCCACACCCCCAATAATCCCATCAGCAAGTAAGGAGGAAAGTTGAGGGTAGGGGATATACTCTTTGAGTGTTTCACCCAAAAGAGAAAATCCCGATTCGATCGCATCTTTTGGGATTGCACCTAGCGTAAAGGTCGCTTGGAAAAGAATCCACATCATCAAAAGAAAGATGGGAATTCCAAGGTATTTGTTGAGCAAGATAGAGTCGATTTTTTGTGTTTTATCTCTTGGGCTATTGGATTGCTTCTGTGCCTCTAGGCTTGCTCCTTTGGCATAGGCATAGTGATCAAGGGCAAAGACTTCTTGCATACTCTTTTCTTGAGAGATGGTGTAGATTCTTGAGATCAATCGAGCGACAAGAGGAGAGAGTTCTATCCAGCAAGGTTTGGAAGAAAGGAGTGCATAGATTTTCTCATTTTGTTGAAGAAGTAGGATGGCCAAATGGCGAAAGTTTTGAAAATGGTTTTCTTTCATTAGTTGAGCAATGCAGGGATATTGCTTGGATGAAAGGAGATTTTCAATTTCACCAATCGCTTCTTCCAGAGCTTCATTATAGGTGCGTTTTGATGGGCAGAAAGGTTTTGTGTGGAGTGCGATGATTTGATCAAGAATAAGAAGCATATCTTCTTGGTTTTTGGCACTAACCTTGAGAGTAGGGATCCCTAAGATTGAGGAGAGAAGCTGAGAATTGATTTCAATCCCTTCCTTTTGTGCTTCATCATTCATATTGAGTGCTAGCAAAGTTTTTTTATTGAGCTCAAGAATTTGTGCTGTGAGGATAAGGTTTCTTTCAAGATTGGTAGAATCTGCGATGTTGAGGATTAGATCATATTCTTCTTGGAGAAGAAAATCTTGAGTGACCTTTTCTTCTGGGGAATATTGATTGAGCGAATAAGTCCCAGGGAGGTCAATGATCTTGATCTCATATCCCTTGTAGAGAATCTTTGCTTCGGCTTTTTCGATGGTCACACCAGGAAAGTTCCCCACTCTAAGATTAGAGCCACTGATTTTGTTAATAATAGAGCTTTTTCCGACATTGGGCTGTCCGGCAAGCGCAACAATGATTGTCTTTTTCATGTTTCGTCCTAGAAATTCAAGATGATGGATTATTCTACTTCTTTTTATCTCAAGAGTCAATAAATGAGAAAGATTATCATTTTTGTTATTTATTGAGAATCTTTGCTTTTTAAAAATCCTAGAAAGAGAGCTTAAATCCTCCTTGAACTTCCGTTGTTGTAGGGATAGCTTGATTTCCTAAATGTGTATTGTAGACATTAAAAAAGGCTGATACGTTATTGGTGAAATTAAAGCTCATCTGAAAGTCTATTTCATTTTGTCTGAAATGTTTTGATCCTAATGATTTATTGACAAATGATGCTGTTCCATACAACAAAGAAAGAGTGATGGCATCAAAGGTTGTGTAAAGATTGCCATAAAATAAGCTTGTATCAGTGATTCCATTATTGAAAACATTGCC comes from Helicobacter kayseriensis and encodes:
- a CDS encoding linear amide C-N hydrolase, whose protein sequence is MFFLIVSSIFPCTGISIQTQDKKHIQARTIEWGEFPLGSKLIISPRNQVFQSLTPEGKNGIKWQAKYGFVGISVANDGFIGEGINEVGLNAGLFYFAHYGSLAPYNPKDSKNSISDMEFTKYILSNFKSVSEVKEALKILKVVPFMLENGKAPPTAHWRVTDAKGGNIVIEIIEGIVKIYDNPVGVLTNSPDFSWHLTNLNNYINLHSGSAKGFMMGDKKLFAMGAGTGLLGLPGDFTPPSRFVRASFFLHTAPTPKNSYEGITQAFHLLNLFDLPIGTEFENKAKIPSALPSATQWTTVSNLSDLEFFYRTMYNSRIRKIDLKKIDFLKTKFQSLKLDKKEFEEIEEIKIK
- a CDS encoding DUF4149 domain-containing protein, which produces MKKIIFFLISALIGIELFAGIVIAPTIFFPQKYGLNISLTLFESGLLMTRIFVILGYILFPIALIGLFYALVQKNKILLAVMFIIASLVSLFVFYFTPFILESQALGELATQNKQFAQMHTYSQWCLKAIIFFQFIGLILLAQGPRK
- the fdhD gene encoding formate dehydrogenase accessory sulfurtransferase FdhD, with amino-acid sequence MEVLKKINIVRFEDGNQVPKEDIVILESRVNFYLNGEKIISTMCIPQDEDAHMVGFLLSEGVIDGVGDITSLEVRNSGLEVWMEARSNQKNLINLYKEKTLVSGCGGGITGNTGNQIEIEFNASDLRIEGGWILEHVKRFYQESELYLQTGCVHKAMLLFANGEFLESEDIGRHNAIDKVCGKARLKEKDPNEGILIVSGRLSSEMVTKAVMHRIPIVVSRTAPTFLGVKTAQMHGITLCGFARGKNMNIYTHPSRILF
- a CDS encoding saccharopine dehydrogenase family protein; its protein translation is MAVLQIGAGGVGGVVAHKLAMNAQTFGEITLASRTLSKCQEIAQSVFEKTGIQIQCKSVDADNVDALVALINEVKPKVVINVALPYQDLTIMEACLRTKTHYLDTANYEHPDTAKFEYKEQWAFHNRFKEAGIFGLLGSGFDPGVTNVFCAYAQKHYFDEIHFIDILDCNAGDHGYPFATNFNPEINLREVSSKGRYWEEGKWIETQPMEIMQVWDYPEIGQKDSYLLYHEELESLVKNIKGLKRIRFFMTFSQNYLNHMRCLENVGMLRIDEVEHNGTKIIPIQFLKTLLPDPASLAGRTVGKTNIGCYIKGIKEGKEKTIYIYNVCDHQECYKEVNSQAISYTTGVPAMIGAKLIVENKWSGEGVFNMEELDPDAFMEELNQQGLPWKVLEL
- the lpoB gene encoding penicillin-binding protein activator LpoB — encoded protein: MKRWMLICVVVLGFYGCAGGVKYIDPSNPSYVSAGLDFNDLLKASSSSIDSLLKSSFVQSLPSGENAKVLVISDFINDTMQKLDMNQVARRVARSLRESQKFVLSVAMAGSGEREEEMIQKARGARGNQEYKQNSTINQGRLLAPSFSLSGKVVQRNMQVGKEQRIDYYFLMSLVDLENGIVVWDHEVNISKIASGNSSSW
- the feoB gene encoding ferrous iron transport protein B, translated to MKKTIIVALAGQPNVGKSSIINKISGSNLRVGNFPGVTIEKAEAKILYKGYEIKIIDLPGTYSLNQYSPEEKVTQDFLLQEEYDLILNIADSTNLERNLILTAQILELNKKTLLALNMNDEAQKEGIEINSQLLSSILGIPTLKVSAKNQEDMLLILDQIIALHTKPFCPSKRTYNEALEEAIGEIENLLSSKQYPCIAQLMKENHFQNFRHLAILLLQQNEKIYALLSSKPCWIELSPLVARLISRIYTISQEKSMQEVFALDHYAYAKGASLEAQKQSNSPRDKTQKIDSILLNKYLGIPIFLLMMWILFQATFTLGAIPKDAIESGFSLLGETLKEYIPYPQLSSLLADGIIGGVGAVISFLPDILILFLGIVLLESTGYMARIAFLLDGFFHRFGLHGKSFIPLVTGFGCSVPAYMSTRMLKNRGDKMLTLFIINFMSCSARLPVYVLFIGAFFPASQSGNILFGIYIFGAIVGLVMAKILKMTAFKDIDEPFVMEMPKYRLPSAKLILFSVWNKAKMYLKKAGTFILAASILIWFAGKYPQDQELIAQYAQKQEALEQQGASQDQITELINEQNALLLEQTYLGRFGEFLSPIFAPFNFDWRLSVSLVTGVAAKEVMISTLGVLYALGEELDETSQSLMETLKDKISIPSAIAFLMFVMFYNPCFAATIVFGKEAGGRKYIFYLFVFTSLIAYFFALLGYFGASLFF